A single Bifidobacterium scardovii JCM 12489 = DSM 13734 DNA region contains:
- a CDS encoding ABC transporter ATP-binding protein: MAAGAKQGRELDHPFRTFMRLMRFVLSLYGWQYCVVIAMIVVTIFASVRGNLFFQTLIDDYIMPMVTTGDHDFAPLLGAIGAMAALYAAGIAASAVSAVMKAFVTQGFMMKLRNRMFSHMQRLPLGYFDTNSRGDVMSLYTNDIDTLRQMVSQSVPQIINSVISIAMVLVSMIYLSVPLTVVVLVVSGVMVWTTKVLTGKSGTFFSRQQKSVGALNGYVEEMMSGQKVVKVFTHEQAAKRDFRALNDRLYEASNNANKFSGFLGPINNQLGYVAYVLCALVGGALAVSGATGLTLGALVSFLTFVKSFTMPISQVSQQLNAIVMGLAGADRIFKLLDRRVESDDGTVTLVSVRRDGEGNLVESDRRTDRWGWKPGSREAGAAEPSVIVPMRGDIRLRDVSFGYVPGKTILHDMSMFAKPGQKIALVGSTGAGKTTITNLITRFYDIDAGSITYDGIDIADIRKADLRRSLGMVLQDTHLFSGSIMENIRFGRLDATDEEVIAAAKLANAHTFIERLPGGYGTQLSADGASLSQGQRQMLAIARAAVADPPALILDEATSSIDTRTEALVQEGMDQLMRGRTTFVIAHRLSTIRNADCIMVIEAGRIIERGTHDELIAQQGRYYTLYTGLKGAGGAD; the protein is encoded by the coding sequence ATGGCCGCGGGAGCCAAGCAGGGGCGCGAGCTCGACCATCCGTTCCGCACCTTCATGCGGCTGATGCGCTTCGTGCTGTCCCTGTACGGATGGCAGTACTGCGTCGTGATCGCGATGATCGTCGTGACGATCTTCGCGTCGGTGCGCGGCAATCTGTTCTTCCAGACGCTCATCGACGACTACATCATGCCCATGGTCACCACCGGCGACCACGATTTCGCGCCCCTGCTCGGCGCGATCGGCGCCATGGCGGCCCTGTACGCGGCGGGCATCGCCGCCTCGGCGGTCAGCGCGGTGATGAAGGCCTTCGTCACGCAGGGCTTCATGATGAAGCTCAGGAACCGCATGTTCTCGCATATGCAGCGGCTGCCGCTCGGCTATTTCGACACCAATTCGCGCGGCGACGTGATGAGCCTGTACACCAACGACATCGACACGCTGCGCCAGATGGTCTCGCAGTCGGTGCCGCAGATCATCAACTCGGTGATCTCGATCGCGATGGTGCTGGTGAGCATGATCTACCTGAGCGTGCCGCTGACCGTGGTGGTGCTCGTCGTCTCGGGCGTCATGGTGTGGACCACGAAGGTCCTCACCGGCAAGTCCGGCACGTTCTTCTCGCGCCAGCAGAAGTCGGTCGGCGCGCTCAACGGCTATGTCGAGGAGATGATGAGCGGGCAGAAGGTCGTCAAGGTGTTCACGCACGAGCAGGCCGCCAAACGGGACTTCCGCGCGCTCAACGACCGGCTGTACGAGGCCTCGAACAACGCGAACAAGTTCTCCGGGTTCCTCGGGCCGATCAACAACCAGCTTGGCTACGTGGCGTACGTGCTGTGCGCGCTGGTCGGCGGCGCGCTGGCCGTCAGCGGCGCCACGGGGCTCACGCTCGGCGCGCTCGTCAGCTTCCTGACCTTCGTGAAGAGCTTCACGATGCCGATCAGCCAGGTCAGCCAGCAGCTCAACGCGATCGTCATGGGCCTGGCCGGAGCGGACCGCATCTTCAAGCTGCTCGACCGCAGGGTCGAATCCGACGACGGCACGGTCACGCTGGTCAGCGTGCGCCGCGACGGCGAGGGGAACCTGGTCGAATCCGACCGGCGCACGGACCGGTGGGGGTGGAAGCCCGGGAGCCGGGAGGCCGGCGCCGCGGAACCGTCCGTCATCGTGCCGATGCGCGGCGACATCCGGCTCAGGGACGTGAGCTTCGGCTACGTGCCGGGCAAGACGATCCTGCACGACATGTCGATGTTCGCCAAGCCGGGCCAGAAAATCGCGCTCGTGGGATCGACGGGCGCCGGCAAGACGACGATCACCAACCTGATCACCCGCTTCTACGACATCGACGCCGGGTCGATCACCTACGACGGCATCGACATCGCGGACATCCGCAAGGCCGACCTGCGCCGGTCGCTGGGCATGGTGCTGCAGGACACGCACCTGTTCTCCGGGTCGATCATGGAGAACATCCGCTTCGGCCGTCTCGACGCCACCGACGAGGAGGTGATCGCCGCGGCGAAGCTCGCCAACGCGCACACCTTCATCGAACGGCTGCCCGGCGGGTACGGCACGCAGCTGTCCGCGGACGGCGCGTCCCTGAGCCAGGGGCAGCGCCAGATGCTGGCGATCGCCCGCGCCGCGGTGGCCGATCCGCCGGCGCTGATCCTCGACGAGGCGACCTCCTCGATCGACACGCGCACCGAAGCGCTGGTCCAGGAGGGCATGGACCAGCTCATGCGCGGCCGCACGACCTTCGTGATCGCGCACCGCCTCTCGACGATCCGCAACGCGGACTGCATCATGGTGATCGAGGCCGGGCGCATCATCGAACGCGGCACGCACGACGAGCTCATCGCCCAGCAGGGCCGGTACTACACGTTGTACACCGGGCTGAAGGGCGCCGGCGGGGCGGACTAG
- a CDS encoding HAD family hydrolase: protein MTNAPITDVIFDFCGVLLDWQTRACLEGHFDQDLVDAICADDDPHGFFRYEDRMDAGEDFDAIYPDVVREQGDGIAGVFRYYIGHYGDALPRILPGMVELLADLRANGYGAWGLTNWSHETFHIAFEKYPRLEELLQGTVVSGVEKMHKPNADIYELALSRFGLDTGRCVFFDDTARNVVGADEVGIHGVLFENALQARESLAALGVRL from the coding sequence ATGACCAACGCCCCCATCACCGACGTGATTTTCGACTTCTGCGGCGTGCTGCTGGACTGGCAGACCCGCGCCTGCCTCGAAGGGCATTTCGATCAGGACCTGGTGGACGCGATCTGCGCCGACGACGACCCGCACGGCTTCTTCCGCTACGAGGACCGCATGGACGCCGGCGAGGACTTCGACGCCATCTATCCCGACGTGGTGCGCGAGCAGGGCGACGGGATCGCCGGCGTCTTCCGCTACTACATCGGCCACTACGGCGACGCCCTGCCCCGCATTCTGCCCGGCATGGTCGAGCTGCTCGCCGACCTGCGGGCCAACGGCTACGGCGCGTGGGGGCTGACCAACTGGTCGCATGAGACCTTCCACATCGCGTTCGAGAAGTACCCGCGCCTCGAGGAGCTGCTGCAGGGCACCGTCGTCTCCGGCGTGGAGAAGATGCACAAGCCGAACGCCGACATCTACGAGCTGGCGCTCAGCCGCTTCGGCCTGGACACCGGCCGGTGCGTGTTCTTCGACGATACGGCCAGGAACGTGGTGGGCGCCGACGAGGTCGGCATCCACGGCGTGCTCTTCGAGAACGCGCTGCAGGCGCGCGAGTCCCTCGCCGCCCTCGGCGTGCGGCTCTAG
- a CDS encoding bifunctional ADP-dependent NAD(P)H-hydrate dehydratase/NAD(P)H-hydrate epimerase produces the protein MADHTDEGRLHTLRHAAYRGADVRAMERPLLDGGVPLMRMAANVTAHVTAGLIDEEGVALADARIALLAGAGDNGGDGLYAAAALAENGAAVTAVVVGRSLHREAFAAFVRAGGKVLVLDPASEVPGCAAGFGAGEAGERLRAAVELAQHCHVIIDAMTGIGLTGELRGIAGTLAASLGVTGGIPDRTALPYGETAGEFPLVVAVDTPSGVGVDDGAITGPYIPADVTVMFGAMKPCAMLPPAAYACGRVTLVDFGFDLAGHRPVIESVSGDTATEAIRLPRLADAKYSRGVTGLITGSASYPGAAVLSTRAAARTNVGMIRYMGPERARAMVLDVTPEAVLGKGHVQAWVVGSGVPSAEADEDQRDAQRQTIAKLLSHYAISDDDDDDLAYDMPPVVVDAGALDLLPDEVPPQVVITPHAGELAALLSDRGEDVDAEAVQLEPLHWALRAHELTGATVLLKGAITIVVGEANDADDAEAPASAVRPSTAGTLDGEEAADIEFDESGPDDAEPRMLVVGRAPAWLGTAGAGDVLAGMIGALIAQQDEDEPVMDAVAAGAYLHGYAAAIASASDQRGFNPPVIYGTAARKPMGTLGHPIIASDVIDAIPEAVRRLLS, from the coding sequence ATGGCCGATCACACTGACGAGGGCAGACTGCACACGCTGCGCCACGCGGCGTACCGCGGGGCGGACGTGCGCGCGATGGAACGACCCCTGCTGGACGGCGGCGTGCCGCTGATGCGCATGGCGGCGAACGTCACGGCCCATGTGACCGCCGGACTCATCGACGAGGAGGGGGTGGCGCTCGCGGATGCGCGCATCGCGCTGCTGGCCGGCGCCGGCGACAACGGCGGCGACGGGCTGTACGCCGCGGCCGCGCTGGCGGAGAACGGCGCCGCCGTGACCGCCGTGGTGGTCGGCCGCTCCCTGCACCGCGAGGCGTTCGCCGCGTTCGTGCGCGCCGGGGGCAAGGTGCTGGTGCTCGACCCGGCCTCCGAGGTTCCCGGCTGCGCCGCGGGGTTCGGCGCCGGCGAGGCCGGCGAACGGCTGCGCGCGGCCGTCGAGCTGGCGCAGCACTGCCATGTGATCATCGACGCGATGACCGGCATCGGGCTGACCGGCGAGCTGCGCGGCATCGCCGGCACGCTGGCCGCCTCGCTCGGCGTGACCGGCGGCATCCCCGACCGCACCGCGCTGCCCTACGGCGAGACCGCCGGCGAATTCCCCCTGGTCGTGGCGGTGGACACGCCCTCCGGCGTCGGCGTGGACGACGGCGCGATCACCGGCCCGTACATTCCGGCCGACGTGACCGTGATGTTCGGCGCGATGAAGCCGTGCGCCATGCTGCCTCCGGCCGCCTACGCCTGCGGCCGCGTGACGCTCGTCGACTTCGGCTTCGACCTGGCCGGGCACCGCCCCGTGATCGAATCCGTGTCCGGCGACACCGCCACCGAGGCGATCAGGCTGCCGCGGCTCGCCGACGCGAAGTACTCCCGCGGCGTGACCGGGCTGATCACCGGATCCGCCAGCTACCCGGGCGCCGCCGTGCTCTCGACCAGGGCCGCCGCGCGCACGAACGTCGGCATGATCCGGTACATGGGCCCGGAACGCGCACGCGCCATGGTGCTCGACGTCACCCCGGAGGCCGTGCTCGGCAAGGGGCACGTCCAGGCGTGGGTCGTCGGTTCCGGCGTGCCGTCGGCGGAGGCCGATGAGGATCAGCGCGACGCGCAGCGCCAGACCATCGCGAAGCTGCTGTCGCACTATGCCATCTCCGACGATGACGACGACGATCTCGCCTACGACATGCCGCCGGTGGTCGTGGACGCCGGCGCGCTCGACCTGCTGCCCGACGAGGTGCCGCCGCAGGTGGTGATCACCCCGCACGCCGGCGAATTGGCCGCGCTGCTGTCCGATCGCGGCGAGGACGTCGACGCGGAGGCCGTGCAGCTCGAGCCCCTGCACTGGGCGCTGCGCGCGCACGAGCTGACCGGCGCGACCGTGCTGCTCAAGGGCGCGATCACCATCGTGGTCGGCGAGGCGAACGACGCGGATGACGCCGAGGCCCCGGCCTCCGCGGTGCGCCCGAGCACCGCCGGAACGCTGGACGGCGAAGAGGCCGCCGACATCGAATTCGACGAGTCCGGCCCCGACGACGCCGAACCCCGGATGCTGGTCGTCGGCCGCGCGCCCGCATGGCTGGGCACCGCCGGTGCCGGCGACGTGCTCGCCGGCATGATCGGCGCCCTGATCGCCCAGCAGGACGAGGATGAGCCGGTGATGGACGCCGTCGCCGCCGGCGCCTACCTGCACGGGTACGCGGCGGCCATCGCCTCCGCCTCCGACCAGCGCGGCTTCAACCCGCCGGTGATCTACGGCACCGCCGCGCGCAAGCCGATGGGCACGCTCGGCCATCCGATCATCGCCTCCGACGTGATCGACGCGATCCCCGAGGCGGTCCGGCGCCTGCTGTCGTGA
- a CDS encoding NAD(P)H-dependent oxidoreductase has protein sequence MSNVLVITSNPEPSSMTNATGEAFAEGAGAQGARTELIDLYGIGFDPVYTAADRAHYLGRGPMPEDVAALQARLAEADVIAIVFPVYWYTMPAMVKGLFDRVICRDFAYHADGRPGALAGKTVRVILLTGGSREWYESDGIGEALDNQIRRQTFAKYCGVTDAKLVYVDNLAMGDDDPAKRRAAAAQLDGIRELGASLVR, from the coding sequence ATGAGCAATGTTCTTGTCATCACCAGCAATCCCGAACCGTCCAGCATGACCAACGCCACGGGCGAGGCCTTCGCCGAGGGCGCCGGCGCGCAGGGCGCGCGCACCGAACTGATCGACCTGTACGGGATCGGGTTCGATCCCGTGTACACGGCCGCCGACCGGGCGCACTACCTGGGCCGTGGGCCGATGCCCGAGGACGTGGCGGCGCTGCAGGCCCGCCTCGCCGAGGCCGACGTGATCGCGATCGTGTTCCCGGTCTACTGGTACACGATGCCGGCCATGGTCAAGGGCCTGTTCGACCGGGTGATCTGCCGCGATTTCGCCTACCACGCCGACGGGCGCCCGGGCGCGCTGGCGGGCAAGACCGTCCGCGTGATCCTGCTGACCGGCGGGTCCCGGGAATGGTACGAGTCCGACGGCATCGGCGAGGCGCTCGACAACCAGATCCGCCGCCAGACCTTCGCCAAATACTGCGGCGTGACGGATGCCAAACTCGTCTACGTGGACAACCTGGCCATGGGCGACGACGATCCGGCCAAGCGACGTGCCGCGGCGGCGCAGCTCGATGGCATTCGGGAGCTCGGCGCCTCGCTCGTCCGATAA
- a CDS encoding SOS response-associated peptidase, with protein sequence MCRRFAMDLDWDAIARQFAVDDDDVSDRLPPASYAVAPTQTIGIVAQGRDGRRHLNGAHWSLIPRWSASKTLSYPTYNARMESAQHKPTFAESVQSMRAVIPASGYYEWKGRRPFYFHAEHDAPLLMAGLYSWWRPNASAPWLLTATILTCPAAEEFARIHDRMPMLVPADMTGEWLDRSIDGARLLRPVCEAGAELSRALRFHEVAPLSGDGRRLIAPLDHSEPMSLF encoded by the coding sequence ATGTGCAGACGTTTTGCCATGGACCTCGACTGGGACGCCATCGCGCGACAGTTCGCCGTGGACGATGACGACGTCTCCGACCGGCTGCCGCCGGCCTCGTACGCCGTCGCGCCGACGCAGACCATAGGCATCGTCGCCCAGGGCCGCGACGGGCGCAGGCATCTCAACGGCGCCCACTGGTCGCTGATTCCCCGCTGGTCAGCCAGCAAAACCCTGTCGTACCCGACCTACAACGCCCGCATGGAGTCTGCGCAGCACAAGCCCACCTTCGCCGAATCGGTCCAGTCGATGAGGGCCGTCATCCCGGCGAGCGGATACTACGAGTGGAAGGGCCGCCGCCCGTTCTACTTCCACGCGGAGCATGACGCTCCGCTGCTCATGGCCGGACTGTATTCGTGGTGGCGCCCCAACGCCTCGGCGCCCTGGCTGCTCACCGCCACGATCCTGACCTGCCCGGCCGCGGAGGAGTTCGCACGAATCCATGACCGGATGCCGATGCTGGTGCCCGCCGACATGACTGGCGAATGGCTCGACCGGTCCATCGACGGGGCGCGGCTGCTGCGCCCGGTATGCGAGGCTGGCGCGGAACTGTCGCGCGCCCTGCGCTTCCACGAGGTCGCCCCGCTGTCCGGAGACGGCAGAAGGCTCATCGCCCCGCTGGATCACAGCGAGCCGATGAGCCTCTTCTGA
- a CDS encoding cupin domain-containing protein — protein sequence MSDEQRHCNGDCGCKHKKEQAAAGAEAHMVDIADLASMIEVQTEATVSRTVLKEDGLRTVLFGFDKDQVLTEHTAAMPVMIQVLEGKLRIGAEGRETVLQPGGVVYLGARLPHTVYALEPSKMVLSMFDTRA from the coding sequence ATGAGCGATGAGCAACGCCACTGCAACGGCGACTGCGGTTGCAAGCACAAGAAGGAACAGGCCGCGGCGGGTGCCGAGGCGCATATGGTCGATATCGCCGATCTGGCGTCGATGATCGAGGTCCAGACCGAGGCCACGGTCTCGCGCACCGTGCTGAAGGAGGACGGCCTGCGCACCGTGCTGTTCGGCTTCGACAAGGATCAGGTGCTCACCGAACACACCGCGGCGATGCCCGTCATGATCCAGGTGCTCGAGGGCAAGCTGCGCATCGGCGCCGAAGGGCGCGAGACCGTGCTCCAGCCCGGCGGCGTGGTGTACCTCGGCGCGCGTCTGCCGCACACCGTGTACGCGCTCGAGCCCAGCAAGATGGTGCTGTCGATGTTCGACACCCGCGCCTGA
- a CDS encoding class I SAM-dependent methyltransferase: MRPGLGRTTRLILDDRPKSHRGVDRDPQVVDIITRLAAEQTGIPASCVRADAADTGLEPDSADTVIGEAMLTMQTEGGKRAIIAEAFRLLRPGGTYSIHELGLQPDSLDESVKDEIRQALARSIKVNARPLTEAEWRQLLESEGFEVPRSGKEPMALLNMKRNLADEGIGGVLRILRNVLGDKDVRARVLSMKRTFSKYSKELTGIAFVVRKPAER; the protein is encoded by the coding sequence ATTCGCCCCGGCCTCGGCCGCACCACGCGGCTGATCCTGGACGACAGGCCGAAAAGCCACCGCGGCGTCGACCGTGACCCGCAGGTCGTCGACATCATCACGCGTCTGGCCGCCGAACAGACCGGCATTCCCGCGTCCTGCGTGCGCGCCGACGCGGCCGACACCGGACTGGAGCCGGACAGCGCCGACACGGTGATCGGCGAGGCGATGCTGACCATGCAGACCGAAGGCGGCAAGCGCGCGATCATCGCCGAGGCGTTCCGGCTGCTGCGCCCGGGCGGCACGTATTCGATCCATGAGCTAGGCCTGCAGCCCGACAGCCTCGACGAGTCCGTCAAGGACGAGATCAGGCAGGCCCTGGCCCGCAGCATCAAGGTCAACGCGCGCCCGCTCACCGAGGCGGAGTGGCGCCAGCTGCTCGAAAGCGAGGGCTTCGAGGTGCCGCGGAGCGGCAAGGAGCCGATGGCGCTGCTCAACATGAAGCGCAATCTGGCCGACGAGGGCATCGGCGGCGTGCTGCGCATCCTGCGCAACGTGCTCGGCGACAAGGACGTGCGCGCCCGCGTGCTCAGCATGAAGCGCACCTTCAGCAAGTACAGCAAGGAACTGACCGGCATCGCGTTCGTCGTGCGCAAGCCGGCCGAACGGTAG
- a CDS encoding DUF2316 family protein, which produces MSLTNEQRAATIREFRENMRRLGLTAEQVGEDFGVSAATVERIVELRSGVLEYPWIIRRYLLDKAHEAGVELVPFTALRGDPHGYWFLDGSMIDRGAIDG; this is translated from the coding sequence ATGTCGTTGACCAATGAACAGCGCGCCGCGACTATTCGCGAGTTTCGTGAGAACATGCGCAGACTGGGACTGACCGCGGAGCAGGTCGGAGAGGATTTCGGCGTGAGCGCGGCGACCGTGGAGCGGATCGTCGAGCTCAGGTCGGGGGTGCTGGAGTATCCGTGGATCATACGCCGGTATCTGCTGGACAAGGCGCACGAGGCCGGTGTCGAGCTCGTGCCGTTCACCGCATTGCGGGGCGACCCGCATGGGTATTGGTTTCTGGACGGATCGATGATCGATCGGGGCGCGATCGACGGCTGA
- a CDS encoding MerR family transcriptional regulator has protein sequence MNSTTAWHTIREASMISGLPESTLRYYEQIGIIDPIARDPSSGHRAYSDDDLEALTTVSCLAATGMPLDAMREYLRNRFDGPEGARRQVELLDAQSLRLAAKAESIRMQQAYVSFKTLYWRAIAEGRSQDADRLLEENHDIVEKVKRLQNSGQTPARTPGRNDGR, from the coding sequence ATGAACAGCACGACCGCATGGCATACGATCCGCGAGGCGTCGATGATTTCGGGACTGCCCGAATCGACGCTGCGCTACTACGAGCAGATCGGCATCATCGACCCCATCGCGCGCGACCCCAGCTCCGGGCACCGCGCGTACTCCGACGACGACCTGGAAGCGCTGACGACGGTGTCATGCCTGGCGGCGACCGGCATGCCGCTGGACGCGATGCGCGAATACCTGCGCAACCGCTTTGACGGCCCGGAAGGAGCCCGGCGGCAGGTGGAGCTGCTGGACGCCCAATCGCTGCGGCTCGCGGCCAAAGCCGAAAGCATCCGCATGCAGCAGGCGTACGTGTCCTTCAAGACCCTGTACTGGCGGGCCATCGCCGAAGGGCGCAGCCAGGACGCCGACCGGCTGCTCGAGGAAAACCACGATATCGTGGAGAAGGTCAAACGGTTGCAGAACTCCGGCCAGACGCCGGCCCGAACGCCCGGCCGGAACGACGGCCGGTGA